ttttctttgttcccaTCTTCAGATATTGTCAACGGCTGCCCAATTCGGCTCCATCCCACCCGCCGAGAACCCCGCGACAAAGATTGCCGATAACAAGCGATAAGGACCAACACAGCGACTACAAAACACAACGCAACTGGGCACGATGGGATCGCAAACAGAGGGCACGGATGGCGCAAAGGTGCCCGACCTTGTGGCCAGTAGGTCTACGCCATGGCTTCCCATTGTGTACAACACAGCTAACGCAACGCAGATCTGGGCTTTGCGCCGGCCGTAAAGCTGTCGGGAGAATGGTCCGTCAATAGAGTGCTCGAAGAGATCCCCGGCGAGGCGCCTGCCGAGGGTTCCAGCTCTCCGATTCCCTTTTTCCACATGCTTTCTCGACTCAAGACTACAAAGCGCGAGGGCTGGAGGCGGTTTGGAATCGAAAGGTCAGTAGTTTCAGGCACCGTGGCGTAGTTACTGAAACTCAACGGCTAACTGGAGGGTTTGCTGCAGAGGCGAGTCGATTTCCGATCACATGTATCGCATGTCCCTCATCACCATGTTTGCGCCTCCTGCGCTTGCCAAGAAGTTGGATCTACAAAAGTGTATGAAGATGGCACTGATACACGACATGGCTGAGCTCTTGGTTGGAGACATTACACCAGTCGACGGCGTTCCCAAGACGGAAAAAAACAGGCGCGAGGCCGAGACGATGGACTTTTTAACCAAGAATTTGTTGCGAAGTGTTGCTGGAGGCGATGTTGGGGCTGAGATCCGGGCGGTATGGCAGGAGTACGAAGACTCCAAGACACTGGA
The sequence above is drawn from the Trichoderma breve strain T069 chromosome 5, whole genome shotgun sequence genome and encodes:
- a CDS encoding HD domain-containing protein produces the protein MGSQTEGTDGAKVPDLVANLGFAPAVKLSGEWSVNRVLEEIPGEAPAEGSSSPIPFFHMLSRLKTTKREGWRRFGIERGESISDHMYRMSLITMFAPPALAKKLDLQKCMKMALIHDMAELLVGDITPVDGVPKTEKNRREAETMDFLTKNLLRSVAGGDVGAEIRAVWQEYEDSKTLDSHFVHDVDKIELMLQMVEYEKQGKGHVDLGEFAYVATKVTLPEMKEWADELLKERDEFWKNKEHVHGEKGMEGGVSAETSRGQDEYYERK